One Prevotella intermedia ATCC 25611 = DSM 20706 DNA window includes the following coding sequences:
- a CDS encoding ATP-binding cassette domain-containing protein: MNAIEVNSISKHYGKVQALRDVSFSVGKGEVFGLIGPDGAGKTSMYRILCSLLLPDAGTATVDGYDVVSQMKEIRKRVGYMSGKFSLYQDLTVEENLKFFATLFNTTVEENYDSIKAIYSQLERFKNRRAGALSGGMKQKLALCCALVHQPSVLFLDEPTTGVDPVSRTEFWEILAQLKARDITIVVSTPYLDEVRSCERVAFLSEGIIRGIGTPEEILTEFRDVFNPPSIEHEGSNKVGNEAENVIEVEHLVKAFGTFRAVDDISFTVKKGEIFGFLGANGAGKTTAMHMLTGLNQPTSGTGRVVGFDIRTEYEQIKKHIGYMSQKFSLYEDLTVAENISLFAGIYGMQDDEIHHKTDALLQRLNFAEHRNTLVSNLPLGWKQKLAFSVSIFHEPGVVFLDEPTGGVDPATRLQFWELIYDAAERGITVFVTTHYMDEAEYCDRISIMVDGKIKALGTPDELKRNLNQPDMNHVFTYLARQATRSSD, translated from the coding sequence ATGAATGCAATCGAAGTAAATAGCATATCAAAGCACTACGGTAAGGTGCAGGCATTGCGTGATGTCAGCTTTTCGGTGGGCAAAGGCGAGGTTTTCGGACTCATTGGTCCCGATGGAGCAGGCAAGACGTCTATGTATCGCATTCTCTGTTCGCTGCTTCTTCCCGATGCGGGCACGGCTACGGTAGATGGTTACGACGTGGTAAGCCAGATGAAAGAGATACGCAAGCGGGTTGGATATATGTCTGGCAAGTTCTCGCTCTATCAGGATTTGACCGTAGAAGAGAACCTTAAATTCTTCGCAACGCTATTTAATACGACGGTAGAAGAAAACTACGACTCTATCAAAGCCATCTATTCGCAGCTTGAACGATTTAAGAATAGAAGGGCAGGAGCACTCTCTGGCGGTATGAAACAGAAGCTGGCACTCTGCTGTGCCCTTGTTCATCAGCCGAGCGTGCTATTCCTTGACGAACCAACAACGGGCGTTGATCCAGTCAGTCGTACGGAATTTTGGGAGATACTTGCACAACTGAAAGCGCGCGATATAACCATTGTTGTTTCCACACCATACCTTGATGAGGTGAGAAGTTGTGAGCGTGTGGCCTTTCTTTCAGAAGGTATTATAAGAGGTATAGGGACTCCCGAAGAGATTCTTACGGAGTTTAGAGATGTGTTTAACCCACCCAGCATCGAGCACGAAGGAAGCAATAAGGTTGGCAATGAGGCTGAAAATGTCATCGAAGTAGAACATCTTGTCAAGGCTTTTGGTACTTTCCGTGCGGTAGACGATATCTCCTTTACCGTTAAGAAAGGAGAAATATTTGGCTTTCTCGGTGCCAACGGAGCCGGCAAGACCACTGCAATGCACATGCTGACGGGACTTAACCAACCCACAAGTGGTACAGGCAGAGTGGTGGGCTTCGACATACGCACCGAATATGAGCAGATAAAGAAACACATTGGCTATATGAGTCAGAAGTTCTCGCTCTACGAAGACCTTACCGTTGCAGAGAATATCAGTCTTTTTGCTGGCATCTACGGTATGCAAGATGATGAGATACACCATAAGACCGATGCACTGTTGCAGCGTTTGAACTTCGCAGAACATCGCAATACTTTAGTATCTAATCTGCCATTAGGTTGGAAACAGAAGTTGGCTTTCTCTGTCAGCATCTTCCACGAGCCTGGAGTTGTGTTCCTCGATGAACCTACGGGAGGAGTCGACCCTGCCACGCGCCTCCAATTTTGGGAACTGATTTACGATGCTGCAGAACGGGGAATAACAGTCTTTGTAACCACTCACTATATGGACGAGGCTGAATATTGCGACCGTATATCCATTATGGTGGACGGCAAAATCAAGGCTTTGGGAACGCCCGACGAACTGAAACGAAACCTCAACCAGCCCGATATGAACCACGTGTTCACCTATTTAGCACGACAGGCAACGCGCAGTTCGGATTAA
- a CDS encoding ABC transporter permease yields MKQFISFVVKETKHIVRDKRTMLMLFGMPIVLMLLFGFAITTDVKNVRTVVVMSNADHATQQAADRLLASEYFTITKVVDTPAEAEQTIRNQKADMAVVFAKDFASRKSGFQLIVDGTDPNMAQLWTTYANAVITNAESSMINSKLLYNPQMKSAYNFVPAIIGTLLMLICAIMTSISIVREKEKGTMEVLLVSPTRPLMIIAAKVVPYLVLAFVILIVILLMAIFVLDVPLQGSLFWIFLISTIYILLALSLGLLVSNVAKTQLVALLLSAMVLLMPIIMLSGMIFPIESMPRILQYVSAIVPTRYYTSAMRKLMIMGVGIEQVYRETTILIGMLVVLLSLSLAKFNKRLE; encoded by the coding sequence ATGAAGCAGTTTATTTCATTTGTCGTCAAGGAAACCAAGCACATTGTTCGCGATAAGCGCACAATGTTAATGCTGTTCGGTATGCCGATAGTCTTGATGCTTCTGTTTGGCTTTGCCATTACCACCGATGTGAAAAACGTTCGGACAGTCGTTGTTATGAGCAATGCTGACCACGCCACCCAGCAGGCGGCAGACCGTTTGTTGGCATCGGAATACTTCACCATAACGAAGGTTGTTGATACCCCTGCCGAGGCTGAACAGACTATCCGCAACCAAAAGGCAGATATGGCAGTGGTGTTTGCGAAGGACTTTGCAAGCAGGAAATCGGGCTTTCAGCTTATTGTAGACGGCACCGACCCTAACATGGCGCAGCTGTGGACGACCTATGCCAATGCGGTTATCACGAATGCAGAAAGCAGTATGATAAACTCAAAGTTGCTATATAATCCGCAGATGAAATCAGCCTACAACTTCGTTCCTGCCATCATAGGAACATTGCTGATGCTGATTTGCGCCATAATGACTTCCATTTCCATTGTCCGTGAAAAGGAAAAAGGCACAATGGAAGTGCTTCTCGTTTCGCCCACACGTCCCTTGATGATTATCGCTGCCAAGGTTGTTCCCTACTTGGTGCTTGCTTTTGTTATCCTGATAGTAATACTCCTTATGGCTATTTTCGTGTTGGACGTACCGTTGCAAGGTTCCTTGTTCTGGATATTTCTTATTTCCACGATATATATCCTCTTGGCTCTTTCGTTGGGTTTGCTTGTTTCCAATGTTGCAAAAACGCAGCTTGTGGCATTGCTGTTATCGGCAATGGTGCTGCTGATGCCCATTATCATGCTTTCTGGAATGATATTCCCCATTGAGTCAATGCCCCGAATATTGCAGTACGTATCAGCCATTGTTCCCACGCGCTACTATACAAGTGCCATGCGTAAACTAATGATTATGGGAGTTGGCATAGAGCAAGTGTACCGTGAAACGACGATTCTCATAGGTATGCTTGTGGTGCTGTTGTCCCTCTCGCTCGCCAAGTTCAACAAACGATTAGAATAG
- a CDS encoding ABC-2 transporter permease, protein MNKVVKGLMLKDLLQLKDFKFSLLFWIIVFGIVSVVFDIAHMYTLLMAFGFGMIVTLSFNFDEMGGAERYVLCMPARRKDIILSKYLLSFGTSTAGALLGWILGIALQWIMHGELGDSMLRWFGVVLIGIFTMAVINSIQIPCTYKYGVAHSRISFFLIIASIVLIYLGGKYLLSLMGIDLAETLETFYNQYWIIAYIVLTGTAYVVSYYITCRLYEKKDI, encoded by the coding sequence ATGAACAAGGTAGTTAAGGGTCTTATGTTGAAAGACCTACTGCAACTCAAAGATTTTAAATTTTCTTTATTGTTTTGGATAATTGTATTCGGTATTGTTTCTGTTGTTTTCGATATAGCGCATATGTACACGTTGTTGATGGCATTCGGCTTTGGAATGATAGTAACACTTTCCTTTAATTTTGATGAAATGGGCGGAGCAGAGCGGTATGTGCTTTGTATGCCTGCACGGAGAAAGGATATCATATTGTCAAAGTACTTACTCTCTTTCGGTACGAGTACCGCTGGGGCACTGCTTGGGTGGATATTGGGTATCGCACTGCAATGGATTATGCACGGTGAACTTGGAGATAGTATGCTACGATGGTTCGGAGTTGTGCTGATTGGTATATTCACAATGGCAGTGATAAACTCGATTCAGATACCTTGTACTTATAAATACGGAGTGGCACATAGTCGCATATCGTTTTTTCTGATTATTGCCAGTATAGTACTGATTTATCTTGGGGGCAAATATCTGTTATCCTTGATGGGCATTGACTTGGCGGAAACACTGGAAACCTTCTATAATCAGTATTGGATAATAGCTTACATTGTATTGACAGGTACGGCTTATGTAGTATCTTATTATATCACCTGTCGGCTTTATGAAAAGAAAGACATATAA
- a CDS encoding HlyD family secretion protein: MKKVFLLASLAFIMASCGEDKKDYDATGTFEATEVTVSAESSGQLISFNVAEGQLLDGGITVGQIDSRQLTLKRAQLATSNDQLVATHGQLDANKRQLAANRQATARKQLDLKKQVASIRQQIANQQRERQRFSELLRDGAVPQKQVDDIDYQIQVLQKQLAATEEQIASQNAALAEQNKGIAAQIDGINLQQAGVSAQQAGVRAQQAQLDDQIAHTFVKSPLTGTVLEKYAEQGEFVSIGKPLFKIADTKRMFIRAYITSEQLKDVRLGQKVKVMADYGNGQKKQYNGVVTWISSRSEFTPKTIVTDNERADLVYAVKIQFQNDGYVKIGMYGEVKF; this comes from the coding sequence ATGAAAAAGGTATTTTTATTAGCCAGTCTTGCCTTTATAATGGCATCTTGCGGAGAGGATAAGAAGGACTATGACGCAACAGGAACGTTCGAAGCAACGGAAGTTACCGTGTCTGCCGAGTCGTCAGGACAGCTGATAAGCTTTAATGTTGCGGAAGGACAGTTGCTCGACGGTGGAATTACGGTAGGACAGATAGACTCCCGACAGCTTACATTGAAGCGTGCCCAGTTGGCAACAAGCAACGACCAGCTGGTGGCTACGCACGGTCAGCTTGATGCAAATAAGCGACAGTTGGCTGCCAACCGACAGGCAACGGCAAGAAAACAGTTGGATTTGAAGAAGCAGGTGGCGTCCATTCGTCAGCAGATAGCCAATCAGCAACGTGAGCGTCAGCGTTTTTCGGAACTCCTGCGCGACGGTGCTGTCCCACAAAAGCAGGTCGATGATATAGACTATCAGATACAAGTGTTGCAGAAACAGCTTGCAGCAACCGAAGAACAGATAGCCAGTCAGAATGCTGCATTGGCTGAACAGAACAAGGGAATAGCTGCACAGATTGACGGAATCAATTTGCAACAGGCAGGAGTAAGCGCACAGCAAGCTGGCGTGCGTGCCCAACAAGCACAGCTTGACGACCAGATTGCCCACACCTTCGTGAAGAGTCCGCTCACTGGAACCGTCTTGGAAAAGTATGCAGAGCAGGGCGAATTTGTTTCCATCGGTAAGCCACTGTTCAAGATTGCCGACACCAAGAGAATGTTCATACGGGCATACATCACTTCAGAACAGCTGAAAGACGTGCGCCTTGGGCAAAAGGTGAAGGTGATGGCAGACTATGGAAACGGACAGAAAAAGCAGTATAATGGTGTTGTTACTTGGATTTCGAGCCGCTCGGAGTTTACGCCTAAGACCATTGTTACCGACAATGAGCGTGCCGATTTGGTTTATGCTGTCAAGATACAGTTCCAAAACGACGGCTATGTAAAGATAGGAATGTACGGCGAAGTGAAGTTTTAA
- a CDS encoding TolC family protein translates to MKKKIITLVLLMLASVAQAQTLEECQQAAEKNYPIIKQYGLIAQTTELTVKNIQKGWLPQITASAQATYQSDVVSWPENMQRMYQQMGLDMKGLTKDQYKIGVDLQQIIYDGGAIGSQRSIARQEGKVQEAQTEANLYQVRKRVNEMYFSLLLLDEQIRLNDDVKALLLSSEKKLAAMVKGGTAATSDFDNVKAERLSVAQQNESLKSQRQMLQRMLSVFCGIEISNPEKPAAVEASASASNRPEIRLFDNQLKLAEVQEKALNTKLRPTLGLYAQGYYGYPGLNMFEDMISRKWSLNGIVGIKLSWNVGALYTHKNDKAKLKAQRELIENAREVFLFNNNMEQIQQTENVSRYRTMMQGDDEIIALRTNVRKAAESKLAHGIIDVNSLLREINNENAAKTQQAIHEIDMLKEMYNLKYTNNE, encoded by the coding sequence ATGAAAAAGAAAATAATAACCCTTGTTTTGCTAATGCTGGCATCTGTTGCCCAAGCGCAGACATTAGAAGAATGTCAGCAGGCTGCGGAGAAGAACTATCCCATTATCAAACAGTACGGCTTAATCGCTCAGACAACCGAGCTAACCGTCAAGAATATTCAGAAAGGGTGGTTACCGCAGATTACTGCTTCGGCGCAGGCAACCTATCAGAGCGATGTGGTGTCGTGGCCAGAGAATATGCAACGTATGTACCAACAGATGGGACTCGACATGAAAGGGCTGACCAAAGACCAATATAAAATAGGTGTAGACCTTCAGCAGATTATTTATGACGGTGGTGCCATAGGCAGTCAGCGCAGCATAGCACGTCAGGAAGGAAAGGTTCAGGAGGCACAAACCGAAGCAAATCTGTATCAGGTGCGCAAGCGTGTCAATGAAATGTACTTCTCGCTCTTGCTTCTCGACGAACAAATCAGACTGAACGACGATGTAAAGGCTTTGCTGCTGTCGAGCGAAAAGAAACTTGCAGCGATGGTGAAAGGCGGTACGGCAGCCACAAGCGACTTTGATAACGTGAAAGCAGAGCGGCTGAGTGTAGCACAACAGAACGAGAGTTTGAAATCGCAACGGCAGATGTTGCAGCGTATGCTAAGCGTCTTTTGCGGCATAGAGATAAGCAATCCCGAGAAGCCAGCGGCTGTTGAGGCGAGTGCATCGGCAAGCAATCGTCCCGAAATACGGCTGTTCGACAATCAGCTGAAGCTTGCCGAAGTACAGGAGAAAGCCTTGAACACAAAGCTGCGCCCCACGTTGGGACTTTATGCTCAAGGTTATTACGGCTATCCGGGGCTTAATATGTTCGAGGATATGATAAGTCGGAAGTGGAGTTTGAACGGCATAGTGGGCATAAAACTGTCTTGGAACGTAGGCGCACTCTATACGCACAAAAACGATAAAGCCAAGTTGAAGGCGCAGCGCGAATTGATTGAGAATGCACGAGAGGTGTTCCTGTTCAACAATAACATGGAACAGATACAGCAAACAGAGAATGTAAGCCGATACCGCACGATGATGCAAGGCGACGACGAGATAATTGCGCTGCGCACAAACGTACGCAAAGCTGCTGAATCGAAGCTTGCTCACGGTATCATTGATGTCAATAGCTTGCTGCGAGAGATTAACAATGAGAATGCAGCCAAGACGCAACAGGCTATCCACGAGATAGATATGCTCAAGGAAATGTATAATCTGAAATACACCAACAACGAATAG